A genome region from Nitrospinota bacterium includes the following:
- a CDS encoding lysozyme, giving the protein MTMNEAGFNLIKRFEGFRASRYLCPAGKPTIGYGHVILPGEHFDAQITEGYADMLLRNDVRIIENLVLTMIGGANYRQLSALVCFAYNVGTANLFNSTLLRLFNAGDAAGAAHQFLRWTKVTDPSTGEKKELPGLVARRQAEKELFEKETWT; this is encoded by the coding sequence ATGACAATGAACGAAGCCGGCTTCAACCTCATCAAGCGCTTCGAGGGATTCCGCGCATCACGCTATCTATGCCCGGCCGGCAAACCGACAATCGGCTACGGCCACGTGATCCTTCCCGGCGAACATTTCGACGCGCAGATAACGGAGGGGTATGCGGACATGCTTTTGCGCAACGATGTCCGTATCATCGAAAACCTCGTTTTGACGATGATCGGCGGGGCGAATTACCGCCAGCTTTCCGCGCTCGTCTGCTTTGCGTACAACGTGGGGACGGCCAACCTGTTCAATTCCACGTTGCTCAGGCTGTTCAACGCTGGTGACGCCGCGGGAGCGGCGCATCAGTTTTTAAGATGGACAAAAGTCACCGATCCCTCCACCGGGGAGAAAAAGGAGCTGCCCGGCCTTGTGGCCAGGCGGCAGGCTGAAAAAGAACTATTTGAAAAGGAGACATGGACATGA